One genomic segment of Arthrobacter sp. Marseille-P9274 includes these proteins:
- a CDS encoding efflux RND transporter permease subunit, translating to MHKLASLSLGNRALIALITVFATVFGVITMGSLKQELIPSLEFPRITVVSAMPGASPEVVDKQISEPLESALNAVEGLESSAATSRTGLSTVNLTFAYGTNLDRARSQVDRAISNARQLLPDDVAPQSLAGSISDFPVVFLAVSSDLELSELNTELSRLTVPRLQKLEGVRSADVSGGARRHISILPDEAALAERGLTAGSIVDSLQNSGGLVPAGTVEPDGRSISVQIGSPLDSLKAIEALPLAPAESSTTQSPAAADGATTGESTAQTPGAAAPPAGSTTAEPPAAGVSPEASGQVPGQVPGESQTAPPAQSGAPAETAPQGGSAAPATIGEVAKVSIADDARTSITRTNGVETLALSITKTPDGDTVGLSHAVADLLPELEAEIGHGAKFTTVFDQAPFIEKSIKDLTTEGLLGLGFAVLVILVFLLSVRSTLITAISIPLSLLVTFIGLSAFGYSLNILTLGALTIAIGRVVDDSIVVVENIKRHLGYGEHKRTAILTAVREVAGAITASTLTTVAVFLPIAFVQDLAGELFRPFAITTALALLASLLVSLTIVPVLAYWFVKSPPQLEDPAAVRARATASEKRSRLQRGYLPLLAGTQRHPVITCVAAVIVLAGTVAMVPLMQTNLLGDSGQNSFSLRQELPPGTSLEATDRAAQDVEDLLSGTEGVRDVQVTIGNSVDGVGAFRSAGASVAQYTVITEEGADQEVLRASVRTSVADLPDAGAITLSTQGGGFGTSGTVDVNLSAADPKQLQASSDTVAAALREVPGAAEVSSNLAASEPVIEVSVDRAKAIEAGLNEEQIAGLVASTISPLPGGTVRIGTTDFPVQVGEGTELTSIGQLRDVQIPTAAGPVPLTDVATVEEVGVPTSITSSGGERTAVISVTAAGDDLGALSREVQSALDGLDLPAGVDAALGGAATQQAESFEQLGLALLAAVAIVYVIMVAAFKSLLQPLILLVSVPFAATGAIGLLVITQIPLGLPSLIGMLMLVGIVVTNAIVLIDLINQYRAPHDGSPGLPVAEAIEHGARQRLRPILMTALATVFALTPMALGLTGGGGFIAQPLAVVVIGGLASSTALTLILVPVLYRLVEGRRERRAAARQQPVEKVPEPAIV from the coding sequence GTGCACAAGCTGGCTTCGCTGTCGCTGGGCAACCGGGCCCTGATCGCCCTGATTACCGTGTTTGCCACGGTCTTCGGGGTGATCACCATGGGCTCGCTCAAGCAAGAGCTGATTCCGTCGCTGGAGTTCCCGCGCATCACCGTCGTCTCGGCGATGCCGGGGGCTTCCCCGGAAGTAGTGGACAAACAGATCAGCGAACCGCTGGAATCCGCGCTCAACGCCGTCGAGGGTCTCGAATCCTCGGCGGCGACGTCGCGTACCGGGCTGTCCACGGTCAATCTGACGTTCGCCTACGGCACCAACCTGGACCGTGCGCGCAGCCAGGTGGACCGGGCCATTTCCAATGCCCGCCAGCTGCTGCCCGACGACGTGGCGCCGCAATCACTGGCCGGAAGCATCAGCGACTTCCCGGTCGTCTTCCTGGCGGTGTCCTCCGACCTTGAGCTCAGTGAGCTCAACACGGAGCTGAGCCGGCTCACGGTCCCGCGCCTGCAGAAGCTTGAGGGCGTTCGCAGCGCCGACGTCTCCGGCGGCGCGCGCCGCCATATCTCCATTCTCCCGGACGAAGCGGCGCTGGCAGAACGGGGTCTGACCGCCGGTTCCATCGTGGACAGCCTGCAGAACAGCGGCGGCCTCGTCCCCGCAGGCACCGTCGAGCCGGACGGCCGCAGCATCTCGGTCCAGATCGGCAGCCCGCTGGACAGCCTCAAAGCCATCGAAGCCCTGCCGCTGGCCCCTGCGGAGAGCTCGACGACGCAGTCCCCGGCCGCGGCGGACGGGGCGACGACCGGGGAATCCACGGCGCAGACACCGGGTGCCGCGGCTCCCCCGGCGGGAAGTACGACGGCGGAACCACCGGCCGCGGGTGTGTCGCCGGAGGCGTCCGGCCAGGTTCCGGGCCAGGTTCCCGGGGAATCGCAGACCGCGCCCCCGGCCCAGTCCGGAGCGCCTGCCGAGACCGCACCGCAGGGTGGCTCAGCGGCCCCGGCCACCATCGGCGAGGTTGCCAAAGTCAGCATCGCCGACGATGCCCGCACCTCCATCACCCGCACCAACGGCGTCGAGACCCTCGCCCTGTCAATCACCAAGACGCCGGACGGCGACACCGTCGGCCTCTCCCACGCCGTCGCCGACCTGCTGCCCGAACTCGAAGCCGAAATCGGGCACGGCGCCAAGTTCACCACTGTTTTCGACCAGGCCCCCTTCATCGAGAAGTCCATCAAGGACCTCACCACCGAAGGCCTGCTCGGTCTCGGCTTTGCCGTCCTGGTCATCCTCGTCTTCCTGCTCTCGGTGCGCTCGACCCTGATAACGGCCATCTCCATCCCGCTGTCGCTGCTGGTCACGTTCATCGGCCTCTCGGCGTTCGGCTACTCGCTCAACATCCTCACCCTCGGCGCCCTGACCATCGCCATCGGCCGCGTGGTCGACGACTCGATCGTCGTCGTCGAAAACATCAAACGCCACCTGGGCTACGGGGAGCACAAGCGCACTGCGATCCTGACGGCCGTCCGCGAAGTGGCCGGAGCAATCACCGCCTCCACGCTGACCACGGTGGCGGTCTTCCTCCCGATCGCGTTTGTCCAGGACCTGGCCGGCGAGCTGTTCCGGCCCTTCGCCATCACCACGGCCCTGGCTCTCCTGGCTTCGCTGCTCGTGTCGCTGACCATCGTTCCGGTGCTCGCCTACTGGTTCGTGAAGTCCCCGCCGCAGCTGGAGGATCCCGCGGCGGTACGCGCCCGCGCCACCGCGTCGGAGAAGCGCTCTCGACTCCAGCGCGGCTACCTGCCGCTGCTGGCCGGTACGCAGCGGCACCCCGTCATCACGTGCGTGGCCGCCGTCATCGTGCTCGCCGGAACCGTAGCCATGGTCCCCCTGATGCAGACCAACCTGCTGGGCGACTCGGGACAGAACAGCTTCAGCCTCCGCCAGGAGCTTCCGCCGGGAACCAGCCTCGAGGCCACGGACCGGGCCGCGCAGGACGTCGAAGACCTGCTGTCCGGGACTGAAGGCGTGCGGGATGTCCAGGTCACCATCGGCAACAGCGTCGATGGCGTGGGCGCGTTCCGCTCCGCCGGCGCGTCGGTGGCCCAGTACACCGTCATCACCGAGGAAGGCGCAGACCAGGAGGTCCTGCGGGCCAGCGTCCGCACCTCGGTCGCAGACCTGCCGGACGCCGGCGCAATCACGCTGAGCACGCAGGGCGGCGGCTTCGGCACCTCCGGAACCGTGGACGTCAATCTCTCCGCCGCCGACCCGAAGCAGCTTCAGGCTTCCTCCGATACCGTGGCTGCCGCGCTGCGCGAGGTCCCCGGCGCGGCGGAAGTATCGAGCAACCTGGCGGCATCCGAGCCGGTGATCGAGGTTTCGGTGGACCGGGCCAAGGCTATCGAGGCGGGGCTCAACGAGGAGCAGATCGCCGGCCTGGTCGCCTCCACGATCAGCCCGCTCCCGGGCGGCACGGTGCGGATCGGCACCACCGATTTCCCGGTGCAGGTCGGCGAGGGAACGGAACTCACCAGCATCGGGCAACTGCGCGACGTCCAGATCCCCACGGCGGCCGGACCCGTCCCGCTGACCGACGTCGCCACGGTCGAGGAAGTAGGGGTGCCGACCTCGATCACTTCTTCCGGCGGGGAACGCACGGCGGTCATTTCCGTCACCGCCGCAGGCGACGACCTCGGCGCCCTCAGCCGCGAGGTTCAGTCCGCCCTTGACGGACTGGACCTGCCGGCAGGTGTCGACGCGGCGCTCGGCGGTGCGGCGACCCAGCAGGCGGAATCCTTCGAACAGCTTGGCCTGGCCCTCCTCGCCGCCGTGGCGATCGTCTACGTGATCATGGTCGCGGCCTTCAAGAGCCTGCTCCAGCCGCTCATCCTGCTCGTCTCGGTGCCCTTCGCCGCGACCGGCGCCATCGGCCTGCTCGTCATCACCCAGATTCCGCTCGGCCTGCCGTCACTGATCGGCATGCTGATGCTGGTTGGCATCGTGGTGACCAACGCCATTGTGCTGATCGACCTGATCAACCAGTACCGCGCCCCTCACGACGGCAGCCCCGGCCTGCCCGTGGCCGAGGCCATCGAACACGGCGCGCGCCAGCGCCTCCGCCCGATCCTCATGACCGCACTGGCCACGGTGTTCGCGCTGACGCCCATGGCGTTGGGACTGACCGGCGGAGGAGGATTCATCGCCCAGCCGCTCGCCGTCGTCGTTATTGGCGGCCTGGCCTCCTCCACTGCCCTGACGCTGATCCTGGTCCCGGTCCTGTACCGCCTGGTGGAAGGCCGGCGCGAGCGCCGGGCGGCTGCACGGCAGCAGCCCGTGGAGAAAGTGCCCGAGCCCGCCATCGTCTGA
- a CDS encoding LLM class flavin-dependent oxidoreductase produces the protein MEIGVFSVSDITRDPTNGSMPTESERIKASIAIAKKVEEIGMDVYAIGEHHNEPFFSSSPTTLLGYIAAQTERITLSTATTLITTNDPVKIAEDFAMLQHVSDGRVDLVLGRGNTAPVYPWFGKNIQDSLELTVENYALLRKLWDQAVVNWQGKHRTPLQNFTSTPRPLDGVAPFVWHGSIRTPQIAELAAYYGDGFFANNIFWPKEHYMQLIGLYRERYEHYGHGKADQAIVGLGGQFFMRKNSQDAVNEFRPYFDNAPVYGHGPSMEDFTAQTPLTVGSPQQVIEKTLSFADSFGDYQRQLFLIDHAGLPLKTVLEQLDLFGEEVLPVLKREFAARRPAHVPDAPTHASRKAARKEAEAVAHG, from the coding sequence ATGGAAATCGGCGTCTTCAGCGTTTCGGACATCACCCGGGACCCGACCAACGGCAGCATGCCCACCGAGTCGGAGCGGATCAAGGCATCCATCGCCATCGCCAAGAAGGTGGAAGAGATCGGGATGGACGTCTACGCCATCGGCGAGCACCACAATGAACCCTTCTTCTCCAGCTCCCCCACCACCCTGCTGGGCTACATCGCGGCGCAGACCGAGCGGATCACGCTGTCCACCGCAACCACGCTGATCACCACGAACGACCCGGTCAAGATCGCCGAGGACTTCGCCATGCTGCAGCACGTCTCCGACGGCCGCGTGGACCTGGTGCTGGGCCGCGGCAACACGGCCCCCGTGTACCCGTGGTTCGGCAAGAACATCCAGGACTCGCTGGAGCTGACGGTGGAGAACTACGCGCTGCTACGCAAGCTCTGGGACCAGGCCGTGGTCAACTGGCAGGGCAAGCACCGCACCCCGCTGCAGAACTTCACCTCCACCCCGCGCCCGCTCGACGGCGTCGCCCCCTTTGTCTGGCACGGTTCCATCCGCACGCCGCAGATCGCGGAACTCGCCGCGTACTACGGCGACGGTTTCTTCGCCAACAACATCTTCTGGCCGAAGGAGCACTACATGCAGCTCATCGGTCTCTACCGGGAGCGCTACGAGCACTACGGCCACGGCAAGGCGGACCAGGCGATCGTCGGGCTCGGCGGACAGTTCTTCATGCGGAAGAACTCGCAGGACGCCGTCAATGAGTTCCGCCCATACTTCGACAACGCACCGGTCTACGGCCACGGCCCGTCGATGGAGGACTTTACCGCGCAGACCCCGTTGACCGTCGGCAGCCCCCAGCAGGTCATCGAGAAGACGCTCAGCTTCGCCGACTCCTTCGGTGACTACCAGCGCCAGCTCTTCCTGATCGACCACGCCGGCCTGCCGCTGAAGACTGTGCTCGAGCAGCTCGACCTCTTCGGCGAGGAAGTCCTGCCGGTACTCAAGCGCGAGTTCGCAGCCCGCAGGCCGGCCCATGTGCCGGACGCTCCGACCCACGCCAGCCGCAAGGCTGCACGCAAGGAAGCCGAGGCAGTAGCGCATGGCTAA
- a CDS encoding MarR family winged helix-turn-helix transcriptional regulator yields MANQPQIRTTTEAWESLFRTQVAVMRRLQQLPEFKKLGMREYDVLFNLSNCPSGWTRLNELNEALLISQPSLSRMVERLEAKGLVRRRTAEADQRGIEISLTEAGAQLQQEIGREHVRHLHEMLAPRLSEAEFRQLHELTDKLRTGLKNS; encoded by the coding sequence ATGGCTAACCAGCCGCAGATCCGCACCACGACAGAAGCCTGGGAGTCCCTCTTCCGGACCCAGGTAGCCGTGATGCGACGGCTCCAGCAGCTGCCGGAATTCAAGAAGCTGGGCATGCGCGAATACGACGTCCTGTTCAATCTCAGCAACTGTCCCTCCGGCTGGACACGGCTGAATGAGCTGAACGAAGCCCTGCTGATCAGCCAGCCGAGCCTGAGCCGGATGGTGGAGCGTCTCGAGGCCAAGGGACTAGTCCGGCGGCGCACCGCGGAGGCGGACCAGCGCGGCATCGAGATCTCGCTGACCGAGGCCGGTGCGCAGCTGCAGCAGGAGATCGGGCGGGAGCATGTCCGGCATCTGCACGAAATGCTCGCCCCGCGGCTGAGCGAGGCCGAGTTCCGCCAGCTCCACGAGCTGACGGACAAGCTCCGGACCGGACTCAAGAACAGCTAA
- a CDS encoding transglutaminase family protein, translated as MKRAVSARLVAKTAANTSLVFAVAIARPQSFASCDEEFVLTVDGEPVELQEHADDHGGRLHTLQVADPAVVQLDYRATVLGEAAPAAGRPTELIKYVRPSRYCESDKLLPTSYAEFGSRRGTELIRSVREWVAKELSYVSGSSRFTDGAVETLLARRGVCRDYAHLVISLLRAKDVPARLAAVYAPGLQPMDFHAVAEAYVDGTWHMVDATGMAPRASMLRIATGRDTADTAFLSTVGGSLRLQEMRVTAEAEGFPSEEDPSLPFQLG; from the coding sequence ATGAAACGAGCGGTCTCGGCCCGCCTTGTTGCCAAAACCGCCGCCAATACGTCGCTGGTATTCGCCGTCGCCATTGCCCGGCCGCAGAGCTTCGCGTCCTGCGACGAGGAGTTTGTCCTCACCGTCGACGGCGAGCCGGTCGAACTGCAGGAGCACGCCGACGACCACGGCGGACGCTTGCACACGCTGCAGGTGGCGGATCCCGCCGTCGTTCAACTGGATTACCGGGCCACCGTGCTCGGCGAGGCCGCTCCCGCGGCGGGCCGGCCCACGGAACTGATCAAGTACGTGCGGCCCAGCCGCTACTGCGAGTCGGACAAGCTGCTGCCCACGTCCTACGCCGAGTTCGGGTCCCGGCGGGGAACGGAGCTGATCCGGAGCGTGCGCGAGTGGGTGGCGAAGGAGCTGAGCTATGTCAGCGGGTCGTCGCGGTTCACCGACGGCGCCGTCGAGACCCTGCTGGCACGCCGCGGGGTCTGCCGCGACTATGCGCACCTGGTGATTTCGCTGCTGCGCGCCAAGGACGTCCCGGCCCGACTCGCCGCCGTCTACGCCCCCGGGCTGCAGCCCATGGACTTCCACGCCGTGGCGGAGGCCTACGTCGACGGCACGTGGCACATGGTGGACGCCACGGGCATGGCGCCGCGCGCCTCGATGCTGCGGATTGCCACGGGAAGGGACACGGCGGACACGGCGTTCCTGTCGACCGTCGGCGGCAGCCTGAGGCTGCAGGAAATGCGGGTCACGGCCGAAGCCGAGGGCTTCCCGTCGGAGGAGGATCCCTCGCTGCCGTTCCAGCTGGGCTGA
- a CDS encoding cysteine desulfurase family protein, with amino-acid sequence MIYLDAAATAPVRREVLEAMWPALTQDFGNPSSHHTVGEAAARALEYARTTAASVLGCRAGEIVFTSGGTESNNLAIKGISLATPRDRHVVTSAVEHPSVLEAADYLERFHGFRVTRVGADADGVVDLAQLAGALTAGTTLCTVMYANNEVGTVQPVARIAELCLEAGVPFHTDAVQAAGWLPLDAAALGADAISISGHKLGAPKGCGLLYVAGRLPLEPVLHGGGQERGRRSGTENVAGAVGVATALKLAEAERPASAERLRGYRDFLIDTVLKAVPDAFVTGHRTERLPASASFCFPGTSGEAVLLELERRGVVCSSGSACAAGSDEPSVVLLAMGIDPDAARTAVRLTFTSAVKEAEIALAARSIAGAVQSVRSLAR; translated from the coding sequence ATGATCTACCTCGACGCCGCCGCCACTGCCCCGGTCCGCCGGGAAGTCCTCGAAGCCATGTGGCCGGCCCTGACCCAGGACTTCGGCAATCCCTCGAGCCACCACACGGTCGGGGAGGCGGCGGCCCGTGCCCTGGAGTATGCGCGGACGACGGCGGCATCCGTGCTTGGGTGCCGGGCCGGCGAGATCGTTTTCACCTCCGGCGGGACGGAATCGAACAACCTGGCAATCAAGGGGATCAGCCTCGCGACGCCGCGGGACCGCCACGTGGTGACCTCCGCTGTCGAACATCCCTCGGTGCTGGAAGCCGCGGATTACCTGGAGCGGTTCCACGGCTTCCGCGTGACGCGTGTGGGCGCGGACGCCGACGGCGTCGTGGACCTGGCGCAGTTGGCCGGGGCGCTGACAGCCGGGACGACCCTGTGCACCGTGATGTACGCGAACAACGAGGTCGGGACCGTCCAGCCCGTGGCCCGGATCGCCGAGCTTTGCCTCGAGGCCGGGGTGCCCTTCCACACGGACGCTGTCCAGGCCGCCGGCTGGCTGCCGCTTGACGCGGCCGCGCTGGGCGCCGACGCGATCAGCATCTCCGGCCACAAGCTCGGCGCCCCCAAGGGCTGCGGGCTGCTGTACGTCGCCGGGCGGCTGCCGCTGGAGCCGGTGCTGCACGGCGGCGGCCAGGAACGCGGGCGCCGCTCCGGCACCGAAAACGTCGCCGGAGCCGTCGGCGTCGCCACTGCGCTGAAACTGGCCGAGGCCGAGCGCCCGGCGTCGGCCGAACGCCTCCGGGGCTACCGCGACTTTCTGATTGACACGGTGCTCAAGGCCGTGCCGGATGCATTCGTGACCGGCCACCGGACCGAACGACTTCCCGCCAGCGCCTCCTTCTGCTTCCCGGGAACCTCCGGGGAGGCCGTGCTGCTGGAGCTGGAGCGGCGGGGCGTGGTGTGTTCCAGCGGGTCGGCCTGCGCGGCCGGGTCCGACGAGCCCTCCGTCGTCCTGCTGGCCATGGGCATCGACCCCGACGCGGCCCGGACGGCCGTGCGGCTGACCTTCACGTCCGCCGTCAAGGAGGCCGAGATCGCGCTCGCGGCCAGGTCGATTGCCGGCGCAGTGCAGTCGGTCCGGTCGCTCGCCCGCTGA
- the nadC gene encoding carboxylating nicotinate-nucleotide diphosphorylase has translation MSPILPPDQPAVERIVAAALAEDAPWGDVTSNALIPAVAGATAELTAREPGVFAGAPVLQTVFRHVDSAVAVELKVQDGEVFEAGQVLAVASGSARSILLAERVGLNLLQRLCGIATQTAAFVARAEGTKARIADTRKTTPGLRALERYAVRCGGGHNHRYSLSDAVLAKDNHLAVITEGGRRDLTEALLEAKAGLPHTVHFEVEVDRAEQIEPVLAAGVDTIMLDNFTVDQLRAGVAQVAGRALVEASGNVRLDTVADIAATGVDIISSGALTHSVRSLDLGLDISIP, from the coding sequence ATGAGCCCCATCCTTCCGCCCGACCAGCCCGCCGTGGAGCGCATCGTCGCCGCCGCGCTCGCCGAGGACGCGCCGTGGGGCGACGTCACCTCCAACGCGCTGATTCCCGCGGTGGCCGGCGCGACGGCGGAACTCACCGCACGCGAGCCCGGCGTGTTCGCCGGGGCTCCGGTGCTGCAGACCGTGTTCCGCCACGTGGATTCCGCCGTCGCCGTGGAGCTCAAGGTGCAGGACGGGGAGGTGTTCGAGGCCGGCCAGGTGCTGGCCGTCGCCAGCGGCAGCGCGCGCTCCATCCTGCTCGCCGAACGGGTGGGCCTGAACCTGCTGCAGCGGCTGTGCGGCATCGCCACCCAGACCGCGGCGTTCGTGGCGCGGGCCGAGGGCACCAAGGCCCGGATTGCCGACACCCGCAAGACCACCCCGGGCCTGCGCGCGCTGGAGCGCTACGCCGTGCGCTGCGGCGGCGGGCACAATCACCGGTACTCGCTCTCGGACGCCGTTCTGGCCAAAGACAACCATCTGGCCGTCATCACCGAGGGCGGGCGGCGGGACCTGACGGAGGCGCTCCTGGAGGCGAAGGCCGGCCTGCCGCATACGGTCCATTTCGAGGTCGAGGTGGACCGGGCGGAGCAGATCGAGCCCGTGCTGGCCGCCGGGGTGGACACGATCATGCTGGACAACTTCACCGTCGACCAGCTGCGCGCTGGCGTCGCGCAGGTGGCGGGCCGCGCGCTGGTGGAGGCCAGCGGCAACGTCCGGCTGGACACGGTCGCGGACATCGCCGCCACCGGCGTCGACATCATCTCCTCCGGGGCGCTGACCCACAGCGTCCGCTCGCTCGACCTCGGACTGGACATCAGCATCCCATGA
- the nadB gene encoding L-aspartate oxidase, giving the protein MTAAPSAGPLRAVVVGSGIAGLYAAALAAERPGVEVTLLAKGALEMSNTWFAQGGITAVTAQGGAAGDSVQAHAADTFRAGAGMNDDDAVQLLCSAAAGEIAVLRDWGVAFDLDGNRLALGLEGAHSAARILHAGGDSTGARIARVLVDRVRALADADRLRIREHAFVQRLLLDGNRVTGVEVLEGTRTTRSTEVAADVVILATGGAGQLFEATTNPASATGDGVALAWEAGAVLADLEFIQFHPTLLDPAATGGAAFMISEAVRGEGALLVDASGRRFMAEYDERAELAPRDVVSRAICQQLRLLEGRGDEPRVYLDVTGIAARRGPDFLARRFPTIDRTVKSLGFDWNTVPLPVVPASHYWMGGIRTDTSGRTSLPGLFAVGETACTGVHGANRLASNSLLEGLVFARRAVDALHAGSGSTPVFAAVPLELQDGTVECTPAQVRTLMSEAAGVTRDAAGLELAAKQLRQWRAPGPGSVESGRAGAGPAAAEHRNLLTNARLVVAAAAARRDSVGAHFRTDFSQSPAGADRLHFVNASAVNASASNANAAGASASNANAAGASASNANAAGASASNANVISSVSTSPVSIGPVGTDPASTSPASTNLPGPQASNANAAARRLVKEPA; this is encoded by the coding sequence ATGACCGCGGCCCCTAGCGCAGGCCCGCTGCGCGCCGTCGTCGTTGGTTCCGGCATTGCCGGACTGTACGCCGCCGCACTGGCCGCGGAACGCCCGGGCGTCGAGGTGACCCTGCTGGCCAAGGGCGCGCTGGAAATGAGCAACACATGGTTCGCGCAGGGCGGCATCACCGCCGTCACTGCCCAGGGCGGCGCGGCCGGCGATTCGGTGCAGGCGCATGCCGCGGACACCTTCCGCGCGGGCGCGGGCATGAACGACGACGACGCGGTGCAGCTCCTGTGCTCCGCCGCTGCCGGCGAGATCGCGGTCCTGCGGGACTGGGGCGTGGCCTTCGACCTGGACGGAAACCGGCTGGCCCTCGGGCTGGAGGGAGCGCACTCGGCCGCGCGCATCCTGCACGCTGGCGGGGACAGCACCGGAGCCCGGATCGCCCGGGTCCTGGTCGACCGGGTGCGGGCGCTCGCCGACGCCGACCGGCTGCGTATCCGCGAGCACGCCTTCGTGCAGCGGCTGCTGCTGGACGGCAACCGCGTCACGGGGGTCGAAGTGCTCGAGGGGACGCGGACCACACGGAGCACCGAGGTTGCTGCCGACGTCGTGATCCTCGCGACCGGGGGAGCGGGCCAGCTTTTCGAGGCGACCACGAATCCTGCTTCGGCGACCGGGGACGGAGTGGCGCTGGCGTGGGAAGCCGGCGCGGTGCTCGCGGACTTGGAGTTCATCCAGTTCCACCCGACGCTGCTGGACCCGGCGGCGACCGGCGGCGCCGCCTTCATGATCTCCGAGGCGGTGCGGGGCGAAGGCGCCCTGCTAGTGGATGCGTCCGGGCGGCGGTTCATGGCGGAATACGACGAGCGGGCCGAACTGGCGCCGCGGGACGTGGTCTCGCGCGCCATCTGCCAGCAGCTGCGGCTGCTCGAAGGCCGGGGCGACGAACCGCGGGTCTACCTGGACGTCACGGGGATTGCGGCGAGGCGCGGCCCGGACTTTCTGGCCCGCCGGTTCCCGACCATCGACCGGACCGTGAAGTCCCTCGGCTTCGACTGGAACACCGTGCCGCTGCCCGTTGTGCCCGCGTCGCACTACTGGATGGGCGGGATCCGGACGGACACGTCGGGGCGGACGTCCCTGCCGGGCCTGTTTGCGGTCGGGGAAACGGCGTGCACCGGGGTGCATGGTGCCAACCGGCTGGCCTCGAATTCCCTCCTGGAGGGGCTGGTCTTCGCCCGCCGCGCCGTCGATGCGCTGCATGCCGGGAGCGGCAGTACGCCGGTCTTCGCGGCCGTGCCGCTGGAGCTGCAGGACGGGACCGTCGAGTGCACGCCGGCCCAGGTCCGCACCCTGATGTCGGAGGCCGCCGGCGTCACGCGCGATGCGGCGGGGCTGGAGCTGGCGGCGAAGCAGCTCCGGCAGTGGCGCGCGCCCGGTCCGGGCTCGGTCGAATCGGGGAGGGCCGGCGCGGGTCCGGCCGCGGCGGAACATCGCAACCTGCTCACCAACGCCCGGCTGGTGGTCGCCGCCGCCGCCGCGCGGCGCGATTCGGTCGGCGCCCACTTCCGCACCGACTTCAGCCAGTCGCCGGCCGGTGCGGACCGCCTGCACTTCGTCAACGCCAGCGCGGTCAACGCCTCGGCCAGCAATGCCAACGCGGCCGGGGCCTCGGCCAGCAATGCCAACGCGGCCGGGGCCTCGGCCAGCAATGCCAACGCGGCCGGGGCCTCCGCCAGCAATGCCAACGTGATCAGCTCGGTCAGCACCAGCCCGGTAAGTATCGGCCCGGTCGGCACCGACCCGGCCAGCACCAGCCCGGCCAGCACCAACCTGCCCGGCCCCCAAGCCAGCAACGCCAACGCGGCCGCGCGCCGCCTCGTCAAGGAGCCTGCATGA